A stretch of DNA from Methylobacterium sp. CB376:
GGGCGCCCTCGCGGCGCCCCTCCGGCCACCCACCCGCGGGTCATCCGACATCCGGCTGATTGCTCCGCCATGCGGATGTCGGCGTCGCTCAGGCGCCGCGCGGGCTTGGCATACCCAATCCGCTCGATCCCTTCGGGATGGCGGATTGGGGCTTCGCTCAGGCGCCGCGCGGGCTTGTTACCCGCTCTCCGGACGTGATCGTCCGGACAGCGGATCAGTCCACCCACTCGCCCCGGCGCATCACCGGCTCGGCGCCGCCCTCGGCGGTGAGGCCGTCGACGTCGACCGCGGCCGAACCGATCATCCAGTCGATGTGGATCAGGCTGCGGTTGGCGCCGCGGGCCGCGAGATCCTCCTCGGACAGGCCCTGGCCGCCCTCGCGGAAACACTTGCTGTAGGCTTGGCCGAGCGCGATGTGGCTCGCCGCGTTCTCGTCGTAGAGGGTGTTGAAGAACAGCAGCCCCGAGGCCGAGATCGGCGAGGAGGCCGGCACCAGGGCGACCTCGCCCAGCCGGCGGGCGCCCTCGTCGGTGTCGAGCACGCGGGCGAGCACGTCGGCGCCGCTGCGCGCCGTCGCCTCGACGATCCGCCCGTCCGCGAAGCGCACCGCGATGTCCTCGATCAGGGTACCCTGGTAGGAGAGCGGCTTCGTCGCCGCCACCCGCCCCTCGACCCGCAGCCGGTGGGGGGTGGTGAAGACCTCCTCGGTCGGGATGTTGGCGTTGCAGATGATGCCGCTGCGCGAGGCCGAGGCGCCGCCGCACCATTCGTGGTCGTCGGCGAGCCCGACCGTCAGGTCGGTGCCCGGACCCTGGAAGCGCAGGGCCGCGTAGCGCCGCCCGTTGAGCCGGTCGGTCCGGCGGCGCAGGGCGGCGTTGTGCGCCGCCCAGGCCGCGACCGGATCCTCGCCGTCGACCCGCGAGGCGGCGAAGATCGCGTCCCACAGGCGCGCCACCGCCTCCTCCTCGGGCAGGCCCGGGAAGACGGCGCGGGCCCAGGCCGGCGTGGCCGCCGAGACGATGGTCCAGTTGGTCGCGAAGGTGGCGATCAGCTCCAGCGCCGGCTGGTAGGCCCGCGAGCGGGCGCGGTTGGCGCGCGCCACCTTGTCGGGATCCTGGCCGGACAGGAGCGAGGGATCGTCGCCCACGATGGCGAGCCGGGCGGCGCCGTTCCGGTAGGCGCTGGCCATGCCCTCGTAGAGCCAGCCCGCGGCGCGGTCGAAGGCGTCGTCGGGGGCGTGCGCGAAGCGGGCGAGCGTGGCCGCGTCGTCGCCGTAGAGCGTCGTCACCAGGGACGCGCCCGCCCGGTAGGCCTCGGCGGTGATGCGTCGGGCGAGGCCGAGGGCTTCGAGCGGCGCCGTCATCACCAGTTCCTGGCCGGGCCGCAGCCCGAGCCCGACCCGCACCGCGACCTCGGCGAGGCGGTCGAGGCGGGTTTCGTGCGCGCGGCTCATGGAAACGTGAACATTCATCGGCATTCCCTCGTGAAACGACCCTGTCGCGGTCAGCCTATCCGTCACGCGAGCCGCGTCCAGGCGATCCCGCCGAGATCCTCCCGGAACGCGAAGCGGGCGAGGTGCTCGGCCACCACGGCCTCCAGCCGCGCCAGGGCCTCGGCGTCGGGAGCCCTCACCCGCAGGGTCAGGCCCTCGGAATCGGCCTCGAACACGGCCTCGCGCCCCTCTCCGAAGGGGACGACGCCCCGCTCCGGGGAGAACGCCGTCTCGGGGAAGCGGTGGCTCCAGTGCTTGCAGAGCTGGGTCAGGTAACGGCTGCCCTGGGTCGTGTCGACCCGGGCCTGCGCGGTCAGCAACGACGCCCCGCTCATGCGCCCTCGGCCTCCCGCAGGGCCGCCCAGATCGCCCGGGGCGTGGCCGGCATGTTGATGTGGGCGACGCCCCGGGCCCGCAGGGCGTCGACGAGGGCGTTCATCACCGAGGGCAGCGCGCCGGCGCAGCCGGCCTCGCCGCAGCCCTTGACGCCGAGCGGGTTGGTCTTGGCCGGAACCGGGTGGCTCTCGAAGCTCATCGGGGGCGCGTCGGCGGCGCGCGGCAGGCAGTAATCCATGAACGAGCCGGTCACGAGCTGGCCCTGCTCGTCGTAGGCCGTGCGCTCCATCAGCGCCTGGCCGATGCCCTGGATCACGCCGCCGTGGATCTGGCCCTCGACGAGGAGCGGGTTCACCACCGTGCCGAAATCGTTGACCGTGGTGTAGCGCACCACCGCGGCGACGCCCGTCTCGGGATCGACCTCGACCTCGGCGACGTGGCAGCCGTTCGGGAAGGCCGAGGGGGAGGCCTCGTGCACGTGGGCGACGTCGAGGCTGCGCGGCGCCTGCGGGTCGGGCAGGCCCTCGCGCAGCTTGGCGGCGAGGTCGAGGAGCCCGATGCCGCGATCGGTGCCCGCGACGACGAAGCGGCCGTCCTCGAAGACGATGTCGGCCGGGCCGGCCTCCAGCACGGCAGCGGCGGCCGCCCTGCCCTTCTCGATCACGAGGGCGCTCGCCTCCACGATGGCGGCGCCGCTCGCCATCAGCGACTTCGACCCGCCGGTGCCGCCGCCCGCGATGAGCTGGTCGCTGTCGCCCTGGAGCAGGCGGACCTTGTCGAGGGGGATGCCGAGGCGGTCGTGCAGCACCTGCGCGAAGGGCGTGGCGTGGCCCTGGCCGTAATCGAGGGTGCCGGTGATGATCGTCACGGTGCCGTCCGCCTCGAAGCGCAGGCCGCCCATCTCGTTCATCGGCGGCGCGGTGATCTCCAGGTAGTCGCCGATGCCGATGCCGCGCAGCAGGCCGCGCGCCTCGCTCTCGGCGCGGCGGGCCGGGAAACCGTCCCAATCCGCGGCGGCGAGGGCCCGGTCGAGCACGGCCGGGAAGTCGCCGCTGTCGTAGGTCATGCCCGAGGGGGCCGCGTAGGGCATGTCCTCCGGGCGGATCTGGTTGAGGCGGCGCAGGGCCACCCGGTCGCGGCCGGTCTCGGCGGCGGCGTTCTCGATCAGGCGCTCGATGAAGTAGTTGCCCTCCGGGCGGCCCGCGCCCCGATAGGCCCCGATCGGCGTGGTGTTGGTGTAGAGGCAGGCGACCGCCACGTCGAAGACCGGCGTGCGGTAGACGCCGACCATGTTGCGGGCGATGTTCACGGTCTGGAACAGCGGCGAGAGCGGGTTGAGGTAGGCCCCCATATTGCCCCGGCCGCGCACCCGGAAGGCCAGGAAGCGGCCCTCCGCGTCGAGGGCGAGCTCCGCCGTCACCGCGACGTCGCGGCCGTGATGGTCGGAGAGGAAGCTCTCGGAGCGCAGGTCCGTCCACTTGACGGGCCGCCCCAGCACCTTGGCGGCGTGGAGGAGCGGCAGGTACTCGGGATAGACCGGCGCCTTCATGCCGAAGGAGCCGCCGACATGGCCGGTGACCACCCGGACCTTGTCGCGCCCGGTCTTGAGCACCCCGTCCGCGAGGCTGTTGCGCAGGCCGAAGACGCCCTGGGAGCCCACATGCAGGGTGTAGCGCCCGTCCCCCGGCTCGTAGACGCCGATCGCCGCGCGCGGCTCCATCGGGTTGATGACGAGGCGGTTGTTGACGAGGTCGAGGCAGGTGACGTGCGCCGCGGCCGCGAAGGCGGCGTCGGTGGCGGCGCGGTCGCCGAGGGCGAAGTCGAGGGCGAGGTTGCCGGGCGCCTCGTCGTGGATGAGCGGCGCGTCGGGCGCGGCCGCCTCCTCGGCGGTGGTCACCACCGGCAGGTCCTCGATGTCGAGGATCACGGCCTCGGCGGCGTCGCGGGCCTCCGCCAGGGTCTCGGCGACCACGAGAGCCACCGGCTCGCCCGCGTAGCGCACCCGGTCGGTGGCGAGCGAGGGCTGGGGCGGCTTGCGCATCGGCGAGCCGTCCTGGTTGGTGAAGGCCATGCTGTTGCCGATACGGCCGTAGCCGTCGAGATCCGCCGCCGTGAACACGCCGAGCACGCCCGGCATCGCGCGGGCGGCCTCGGCGTCGATCCCGTTCAGCCGCCCATGCGCCACCGGGCTGCGCACGAAGACCGCGCGGGCCTGCCCCTCAAGGGCGAGGTCGTCCGTGTAGCGCCCCTGCCCCTGCACCAGCACGGGATCCTCGGCCCGCGGCACCGGCTGACCGATGCCGAACTGCTGGGGGGCCGCAAAGTCGCGCGCGTCGGGACGGGCATTCATGCCGAACTCTCCGGAGGGTCGCTTCCCAGCTAGCGATTCGGCGCGATCCTGCAAGGTCGCCGGGAGCGGGGCGGCCCCGCCGTGGGGGCACGGCTCGGCCGCCGCGGGCGCCGATCAGCCCGGCTCCCGCTCCTGCGCGGCCCGCTCCGGCCCTCTCTCGGGCGCGGGCCGCCCGGACGGCGCCGAGCCGCGCGCGCAGGCGCTCCGCGAGCACGCTCCAGGGCCGGCCGGCGGCCCTCGCCATCGCCGCGCGGCTCATCGCCTCCAACCGCTCCGGCGCGGCCGCCAGGGCCCGCAGGTGGTCGAGGAAGCCCGGAACGCAGCGCTCCTGCGGGACGACGACGCCGCTGACGCCCGACTCGACCGCCTCGGCCACCGCCCCGCAGGCGGCCACGATCGGCACCACGCCGTGGACCATGGCCTCCAGCACGGTGAGCGGGAGCCCCTCGTAGCGGGACGGCAGCAGGATATCGGCCCAGCGGTAGATCTCGGAGAGGCCGGCATCGTCGTAGACCGGCGGTTCGACCAGGTGCGCGTGCCGGCTGAGGGTCAGGTGGGCGTCGGTCAACACCGCCTTCCCGACCACCCGGATCTCGAAGAGCGGGTCCGGGTCGAGCGCGTCGATGATCTCGGCCAGCCGGTCGAGCCCCTTCTGGGTATCGAGGCGGCCCAGGTAGAGCAGGCGCAGGGGGCGACCGGCCGGGGCGCGCGGCGCGACGGCGCGGTGCGGATCGGGCTCCAGCGAGGGCGCGTTCGGCAGGGCCAGGATCTTGTCGCGCGGGATGCCGAGGCTCGCCATCTCGCAGGCCATCCCCTCCGAGCAGGTCAGGACGAGGTCGATCGCGTGCTCGTAGGCGAGGGCGAGCATCGGATGGCCGCAGGCGGCGCCGATGCGCGACTTGTCGAACAGGTGCAGGTAGGTCGCCGTGGTGACGCCCCGGCGCCGCAGCCCGCTGAACAATCCCATGATCTCGGCCGAGTGGCAGCTCACCACGAGTTCGAACGTGGTCAGGACATTCGCGAAGTCGCGGGCCCAGGCCTCGTCCAGGATCCTGGGCAGCTGCGTGCCCAGGAAGGAATCGCCCGCCCAGGCGGCGATGCGGCCCCCGGCGTCGACGAGGTAGATGTCGTCGAAGGCCTCGAGCGCGCGGTGCGCCCGGTAGGCGACGTCGCTCCCGAGCAGGATCAGGCTGGTGCGCAGCCCCTGGCGGCGCAACTCGCGGGCGAGGCAGAACGTGACCTTCTCGACGCCGCCGAAATCGCAATGCGGCAGCACGCAGGCGACGCGGCCCTCGCGCGCCTCGGCCACCGGCGGGAGCAGGGCGCCGTCGAACTGGGCGCGGGCGCGCGGCGCCATCGCGTCGAGCGGGCGGGAGCCGAGGAAGACCTCCTCGACCAGGTTGCTCGGACGGCCGCGCAGGCCGTGGCAGCGCAGGTGCAGGCAGAACTGGACGAAGTCCGTCACCGCCACGTCCTTCAGGGTCTCCGCCGCCATCGCCCGAGGCGGGAGGCGGATCTCCAGGGTGGCGACGCGGTAATTGGCGCCGTGGATCGGCAGTTCCGTGATCCAGGCGTCCTTCTCGTCGAGGGCGATCGCCTGCAGGAGCTTCTGCGAGACGGCGAGGAGGTGGCAGTGCGGCGAGAAGCCGTGCCCGCGCCGGACCCGGATGGTGTCGTCGTCCGAGGCCGCGAGGGTCAGCGACACGAAGTTGTGGCCGGCGAGGGCCCGCTCGATCTCCAGGCAGAGCCAGCGCGTCAGGCCCGCCCCGCGCAGCAGGGCGAGCGTCCGGCCGGTCGTCGACAGGAGGTACTGGCCCGCCCAGACGAAGGCCGGCTCGCGGATCGCCTGCCAGATCCGCGTCTCGAAGGCCTGCTGGTCCATGCGCGGGCCGCCGCGCTGCAGGTCGCTCGCCATCTCCACGCTCGCCTCGTCGGACAGGCGCACGGCGAAGCGCGGCAGCTCGTCGTGCTCCCGCGCGACGAAGGCGTTCACCTGGAACAGCGCCTCGTGCTTGCGGCGCAGGTATTCCCGGATCTGCGTGTCCGAGCGGGTCGAGTCGGCGAGCATGCTCTCCGCCCGCTTCCGGTAGGACAGGCCGAGATTCGGCAGGTGGCGGCCGCGGAAGCCGCGCCCCACGGCCGAGAGCCAGAAATCCCAATCCTCGTAGCCGAGCCGCATCCCCTCGTCGAAGCGCAGACCCGCCTCGATCATGCGGCGCCGGATCAGGCTGCCGGCCTCGCACAGGTTGACGACCGAGGCCGCGTAGGCGTTGAAGTCGCCGCTGTAATCGTGGAAGGCCCGGACACCGAACATCCGGATGTCCGGGTAGAACCAATCCGCCTCGGGATGAAGGAGCAGCGCCTCCTGCATCGCCGCGATGCCGTAGGGGGCGAGGAGGTTGTCGGCATCGAGGAAGTAGACGCCCTCCGCCGCCGGGAGCCGGCGGAGCGCGAAGGCGATGCCGCGGTTGCGGGCCGCGCTGAGGCCGCCATTGGCCTGCCTCACGCAGTGGATGTTGGGCCAGCGCGCGCAGAAGGCGGTCAGCGTCGTGAAGGTCTGCGGGTCGGGGCACCCGTCGTCGACCAGGACCACGTCCACGTCCGCGAACCGCGACTGGCGCGTGAGCGAGGCGACCGCCTCGCGCACCAGCCCGCTGTGCTTGAAGACCGGGACGATCACCGCCAGGCGCGGGCGCGCCGGGGAGGACGGCGCATCCGCCGGGGCGCGGGGCACGGGATCGGCGCTCATGCCCGGCGCGTCCCGCGGACCACCGCGAGGTGGAGGAAGTGCGCCAGGGCGTGCCGCGTCCCGGCGCCGGCCCGGCGCGTCCCCAGGTAGATGTCGAAGCAGTCGCCGAGCGGGCCGGGCGCCTCGAACAGGACCTGCCCGGTCTCGCGCGCCCGGAGCCGCAGCCAGGCCGCGCGCCCGTCGAATCCCTCGCGCGCGGCCAGCGCGTCGCCCGGGCGCGGGCTGCCGTGCCGCAGCCAGCGCCGCGGAGCGGCGCCGCGGGGGCCGGCCTCGGGCCTACCGGAAGCCCGGAGGGGGCCGCGAACAGGCCGAACTCCGTCGGGTCGGCCTCGTCGTGGGCGAGCGCGACATCCGCCAGCACGGCCCGCACGCCTTCGATCCGCACGTGGCGGATGACGGCGACGTGCGGCGCCTCGTCGGCCGGGTGCAGGAACAGGCCCGACCCGACGCCCATGTATCGCAGCAGTTCGGGCCGCGGCTCCGGCAGCCCGCCGCCAAAGGCCGCGCGCTCGAGCAGTTCGTCGATCCGCACGTGGCTCGGCGCCTCCGGCGCCGCCTCCCCGTCCGCCGGCCGGCCCCAGCCGCGGGAGGGCAGCCGCAGGCCCGGCACGCCCGCGTAGATGCGCAGCGCCAGGGGGCGCTGCCCCACCGCGCCGTCCGAGGTCACGGCCCGCAGGCGCGGATCCGCCGTCTCCTCGCCCAGGCTGAGGGCGAGGCGGGGCGCGGTGCCGCGCTCCCAGAGGAGCTCGACCTCGACCGGCTCGTCCAGGGGGCGCGCCGTCACGGGGCAGTCGAAGCGGTTCCAGCCGGGATCGAGGGTGGCGGCCGCAACGGTCCAGGTCCCCAGCAGGTCCCGCGAATGCGCGGCGCGCAGGCGGATCGCCACGCTCGCGCGCGTCTGGCGGTCCGCCGCGGCGAGGTGGAGTTCGAAAGCGTGCACGGCGCGGAACTCGCGCTTGGAATTCTGGCTGAGCCCGGTGACCTGCGGCAGCTCGGCCGGGCACAGGACGGCGTCTCCCGGAGGCAGGAACAGGCCGAGGCGGGGCTGCGGCGGCACGGCCTGATCGACGATGCGCTGCGCCGCGTGGAGCGCCTCGACATGCTCCGTGACGATCTGCTGGAGCCGCCCGATCTCCAGCTGCCCGGCGCCGAGATCGGCGAGGAAGCGCTCCGACAGCCCCAGCGCGCGGTCGAGCTGCCACGCCGCCACCCCGTCCGGTCCCGCGGCGGAGAGGTCGAACACCGCGTCCGCGCCGGGGACCTGCGGGGCGATCTGCCTCAGCCGGGCCACGGCCTTCGGAAACCTCTCGACGAAGTCGCGGTCCAGGATCGCGCCGAGGATCGGTCGGGCGAGGAGCGCGTCGTCCGGCCGCCCCGCGGCGTCGGAGATCTCGAAGCCCCTCAGGGCATCGATCTGCTTCTCCGACAAGGCCACGCAATGGGCGGCCGCGGCGGCCGCCGGCAGGTGCTGGCGCAGGCGGTCGAGAACCACGAAGGCGTGGCGGGGCGGCCAAGTCGCGGCCGGGGCGGCATCGCCCGGGTCCGGGACGACGAGGCCCGCTTGTCTATCGCTCGGCATCTGGGGAAGTCCGACCGGCTGGGATCCGATGGGGGGTGATGGGGCCGCGGCCATCTTACCTTGGGTCATCTAGCCCGTGCCGAAGCCTCCGCCAAGGCGTCGGCTCCCGATGACGGCTTCGGCGCACGATCCCGCGGCGGCGGCCGCGCCTTCCCGGCGACCGGGCCGCGACGTGGCGCACGCGCGGGTTTGACCCCATCATTCCCTAGAGTAAGGTGGGGCGGGTCGTTCGGCGCGTTCGGCGGCACGCGCGGGGAGGCGGCCTCGCGCCCACCCCCGCCGGACGAATGCGGGCTCCCGCGCGCTCACCAGCCTGAGAGGGCGTAATGTACAGAAGATACGTCTCTCTTGGTCAGAATTGTGAGGTAGCCTTCCAGTTCCGGAGGATCTTCGGCACCGACAGTTCAAGTTTCTTCTCCTGGAACGTCACGAGTTTCGAAGCCGCAATCCGGCTCATCGACGATGATTTCGAGGGGATCTTGGAGGAGTGCAACCTCGAACGGCACGCCGACGGCCGCATGGTGCGGGACAAGGGCTATGATTACTTGTTCCACTCGCCATTCGCGACCCCGGAGCCGCGCGACGATCCCGATTTCGCGGCGACGTTGACGCGCTGGCGGGAACGCACGCTGCACCTGGTCGCGAAATTTCGCGAGGCGTACCGCGCTCCGTGGCGGACCGCCTACTTCTACGTGACGGACCAGGCGGCGTGCCGCTCCCGGGCGGTCCGGCTGCGCGACGCGCTTCGCGCCAGGCATGAGGCGGACAACTTCGTCCTGGTGCTGCTGCAGGACGAGGGGATGCGGGAGGAGCCGTGGGGCGAACCCTGCCTGGCGAACCATTATCTAAAGCGCCTTGCGCCCTGGCACGATGCCAGCGACGGCCACGTGTCGTCCTATGACCGCGTCTTCCGCGCCCACCCGTTCGACGGCGCCGTCGCCTACGCGGGCTACTGATCCACCGCGACTCGGAAGGGATCGACCCCGGGCGGGCCGCGCTCCCGGGAACCTCGGCCCCGGTGGGCCGCGGCGGCCGGACTGGCCTGGACGAGGCCTTCGTCACACGGTGCTCCGGACCGCGGTCGCGGTTGCGCGCCTTCGGCGCTTCCGCGATCGCCCGCAACAGGCCATCTGTTCACCGCGCGAACGGCATCGTCTCCGCCGCAACAGACATCCCGAGGACCGATCTCATGAGATGCGACATCGTCGTCGTGCTGTACGAAGCAGAGCTCGCCCTGGCCCTCCTGCAGGCAGAATCGATCGCAAAATTCATCGATCCGGCCTCGGTGGACAGGATCATATACTGCATCAACGACGAGGATCCGCGAACCACCAGCGATTTTATTTATAGCAAAATATATCCATTGCTCGAAAAGGTCGGGATACGGACTTGCATGCTTTTCAGAGAGCACTTTACACTTAAGACGGGCAATGGATATTGCCTGCAACAGATTCAGAAGCTTGAAACAGCGTTTAGAGTGCAGACTGATTTTTATGTGGCGATCGACACGAAAAACTTCCTTGTCAAAAATTTCAGCCTGTCGGATTTGTTCGTCGGCTCTTATCCGGCGACATTCCTCGAATCCTACGAGGAAAACGACTTCAGACGATACATGAAAAGCATGTACCTCGCCTACTGGTCTGTCCCGGATCCGCACACCGATATTCATCTGCCGGCCATGGCGACACCGTTCGTTTTCGAAGCGGACCTCGTGCGCGGCATGA
This window harbors:
- a CDS encoding xanthine dehydrogenase family protein molybdopterin-binding subunit, whose product is MLVQGQGRYTDDLALEGQARAVFVRSPVAHGRLNGIDAEAARAMPGVLGVFTAADLDGYGRIGNSMAFTNQDGSPMRKPPQPSLATDRVRYAGEPVALVVAETLAEARDAAEAVILDIEDLPVVTTAEEAAAPDAPLIHDEAPGNLALDFALGDRAATDAAFAAAAHVTCLDLVNNRLVINPMEPRAAIGVYEPGDGRYTLHVGSQGVFGLRNSLADGVLKTGRDKVRVVTGHVGGSFGMKAPVYPEYLPLLHAAKVLGRPVKWTDLRSESFLSDHHGRDVAVTAELALDAEGRFLAFRVRGRGNMGAYLNPLSPLFQTVNIARNMVGVYRTPVFDVAVACLYTNTTPIGAYRGAGRPEGNYFIERLIENAAAETGRDRVALRRLNQIRPEDMPYAAPSGMTYDSGDFPAVLDRALAAADWDGFPARRAESEARGLLRGIGIGDYLEITAPPMNEMGGLRFEADGTVTIITGTLDYGQGHATPFAQVLHDRLGIPLDKVRLLQGDSDQLIAGGGTGGSKSLMASGAAIVEASALVIEKGRAAAAAVLEAGPADIVFEDGRFVVAGTDRGIGLLDLAAKLREGLPDPQAPRSLDVAHVHEASPSAFPNGCHVAEVEVDPETGVAAVVRYTTVNDFGTVVNPLLVEGQIHGGVIQGIGQALMERTAYDEQGQLVTGSFMDYCLPRAADAPPMSFESHPVPAKTNPLGVKGCGEAGCAGALPSVMNALVDALRARGVAHINMPATPRAIWAALREAEGA
- a CDS encoding glycosyltransferase, whose product is MSADPVPRAPADAPSSPARPRLAVIVPVFKHSGLVREAVASLTRQSRFADVDVVLVDDGCPDPQTFTTLTAFCARWPNIHCVRQANGGLSAARNRGIAFALRRLPAAEGVYFLDADNLLAPYGIAAMQEALLLHPEADWFYPDIRMFGVRAFHDYSGDFNAYAASVVNLCEAGSLIRRRMIEAGLRFDEGMRLGYEDWDFWLSAVGRGFRGRHLPNLGLSYRKRAESMLADSTRSDTQIREYLRRKHEALFQVNAFVAREHDELPRFAVRLSDEASVEMASDLQRGGPRMDQQAFETRIWQAIREPAFVWAGQYLLSTTGRTLALLRGAGLTRWLCLEIERALAGHNFVSLTLAASDDDTIRVRRGHGFSPHCHLLAVSQKLLQAIALDEKDAWITELPIHGANYRVATLEIRLPPRAMAAETLKDVAVTDFVQFCLHLRCHGLRGRPSNLVEEVFLGSRPLDAMAPRARAQFDGALLPPVAEAREGRVACVLPHCDFGGVEKVTFCLARELRRQGLRTSLILLGSDVAYRAHRALEAFDDIYLVDAGGRIAAWAGDSFLGTQLPRILDEAWARDFANVLTTFELVVSCHSAEIMGLFSGLRRRGVTTATYLHLFDKSRIGAACGHPMLALAYEHAIDLVLTCSEGMACEMASLGIPRDKILALPNAPSLEPDPHRAVAPRAPAGRPLRLLYLGRLDTQKGLDRLAEIIDALDPDPLFEIRVVGKAVLTDAHLTLSRHAHLVEPPVYDDAGLSEIYRWADILLPSRYEGLPLTVLEAMVHGVVPIVAACGAVAEAVESGVSGVVVPQERCVPGFLDHLRALAAAPERLEAMSRAAMARAAGRPWSVLAERLRARLGAVRAARARERAGAGRAGAGAGLIGARGGRAVPPRRGRPAPGDLAGSRRIASWEATLRRVRHECPSRRARLCGPPAVRHRSAGAAGRGSRAGAGAGALHGRPRP
- a CDS encoding DUF6492 family protein, which produces MRAFGASAIARNRPSVHRANGIVSAATDIPRTDLMRCDIVVVLYEAELALALLQAESIAKFIDPASVDRIIYCINDEDPRTTSDFIYSKIYPLLEKVGIRTCMLFREHFTLKTGNGYCLQQIQKLETAFRVQTDFYVAIDTKNFLVKNFSLSDLFVGSYPATFLESYEENDFRRYMKSMYLAYWSVPDPHTDIHLPAMATPFVFEADLVRGMIAEIERRERTSFGPFFERNFGASGGYSEFLLYSAYLYSQRQRAGRSRSFSLTSWGDTPVAPEEIHVLVDTARNNPDWKMCGIHKARLGPDPQRTLDEIRAAIGL
- a CDS encoding aminopeptidase, giving the protein MNVHVSMSRAHETRLDRLAEVAVRVGLGLRPGQELVMTAPLEALGLARRITAEAYRAGASLVTTLYGDDAATLARFAHAPDDAFDRAAGWLYEGMASAYRNGAARLAIVGDDPSLLSGQDPDKVARANRARSRAYQPALELIATFATNWTIVSAATPAWARAVFPGLPEEEAVARLWDAIFAASRVDGEDPVAAWAAHNAALRRRTDRLNGRRYAALRFQGPGTDLTVGLADDHEWCGGASASRSGIICNANIPTEEVFTTPHRLRVEGRVAATKPLSYQGTLIEDIAVRFADGRIVEATARSGADVLARVLDTDEGARRLGEVALVPASSPISASGLLFFNTLYDENAASHIALGQAYSKCFREGGQGLSEEDLAARGANRSLIHIDWMIGSAAVDVDGLTAEGGAEPVMRRGEWVD
- a CDS encoding DUF1796 family putative cysteine peptidase gives rise to the protein MYRRYVSLGQNCEVAFQFRRIFGTDSSSFFSWNVTSFEAAIRLIDDDFEGILEECNLERHADGRMVRDKGYDYLFHSPFATPEPRDDPDFAATLTRWRERTLHLVAKFREAYRAPWRTAYFYVTDQAACRSRAVRLRDALRARHEADNFVLVLLQDEGMREEPWGEPCLANHYLKRLAPWHDASDGHVSSYDRVFRAHPFDGAVAYAGY
- a CDS encoding DUF2218 domain-containing protein — encoded protein: MLTAQARVDTTQGSRYLTQLCKHWSHRFPETAFSPERGVVPFGEGREAVFEADSEGLTLRVRAPDAEALARLEAVVAEHLARFAFREDLGGIAWTRLA